Genomic segment of Aphelocoma coerulescens isolate FSJ_1873_10779 chromosome 6, UR_Acoe_1.0, whole genome shotgun sequence:
GTCTGTCTGGGTGttgcaggagagcagagctggggtgcAGCTTTCAGGTTGCATTCTCCACTGCTGGGAAAGGACCCAGGTGTCCTAGGACATCATGGAAGAGGTGgaagggcacagagggcctgaccctgctcctctccccaggAGAAGGTGAGCCAGCTGAAGGACGAGGTGCGCCTGCAGTATGAGAAGATGCACCAGATCTTAGATGAGGATTTGCGGAAGACCATGGAGATCCTGGACAAGGCCCAGGCCAAGTTCTGCAATGAGAATGCAGCCCAGGTTCTGCACCTCAATGAGCGCATGCAGGAGGCCAAGAAGCTCCTCAGCTCTGTCCAGGTCATGTTTGACAAAACTGAGGACATCAACTTCATGAAGGTAAGACCAGCTGCCCATgccagggtgggatgggggctGTGGAGAGGTCTGGTTGTGTGGGAAGAATTTGATATGCGTGGGGTGTGGTGgggagcaggatggggacattagcagggctggctgatgCCTCCAGAGGGCTCAGCAGTGGGAGAAGTCAAGGAGGAGTGGGGCAGGCTCAGTGCTGGCCTCAAATGAGGAGATGCCACAGCTGGagatggggctggagcagcccatgCAGGGGAAAGGGGGCTCAGTGCCCATGGTCAGATTGTCCCCTCCTGGGGGGCCATGGAAGCTGACACTGAAAGGGGGCATAGCCTCCATGGCAGGGATTGGCCTTACTGACCAGAGCTTCTCCTTCCACTTCTAGAACACCAAGTCTGTGAAAATCTTAATGGACAGGTAAGCACAGCGGGACAGACATGTTTGGGGCAAAGGGTGTGTTCCTGtccacagggctggcagcagcacgaTGtccagaggaagaccagggccAGGGATGCTACCAGGGAGAGGCATGCTcagcttccctctctctctgggAGGATGAAAAAATCCCCTCATGCAGCCATTCAATCAGGTCCTCCCCAGGGACATGGGGAAACAGTGTTGTGCTTGTGGAAGAGCAGAGGGTGGGACCAGCCGGATCAGGGTGCAGGGCTCAGTCCAGCTTCActgggcagagccagggcaggaAGTTAAAGCCAGCACTAATGGAGCAGAAGTGAGCTGGGATGGCCATGCAGGGGGGGACATGGCAGGAGGTGTGCCCTGGCGGGGGACATTCACAGCAAAACTGGACAGGGAAGGTCCTGCCTGCCAGAGACAGCCAGCTCCCTTCTGTCCTCTACCCTAGGGAGGGGGTTTGGCTCCAggagggtgggggggaggagctGTCCCTCTCCTGAGTCTACCTTATAACTCACACCTCTCTGCCTGCCATCCCCAACAGGACTCAGAACTGTACAGGTGGCAGCCTGCCCCCACCCAAAATCGGCCACCTCAACTCCAAGCTCTTCCTGAACGAGATCGCCAAgaaggagaagcagctgaggaagtTGCTGGAAGGTGGGTGAAACCTGAGGGCTGAGGGGTGCAGGGGCATGGGACCTCACTACCTGCTGTATCCACAGCTGGCTGCCCTGCAGATCCCAGTACAAAATGGTGGTGAGAGCTGTTTGGGGCAGGGACCCTTTGGAGCCCCTCTGCAGTCAGCAGGGGTGTGGAGAGTTAGAAAGCCAGTTCCTGACTTTCCGCAGGGCATTTTCCTTGTCTTGTGAAACGGCTGTGTTCTGGGGTTACACAAAAACCCTGAAATACAGGGCTTTTGGAGGGGCTGGCCATTGCCAGGAAAAGTCAGTGGAAAGATGGGGGTCAGCATGTGGGCAGGACAGCCAGGGTCTGGTGTGgtcccacagcccccagccAATGCCTGGGAGCAGACCATGTCCTGCGGAGGCTTCCCAGTCCTCTCTCCTTGGGGAAATCATGTTTATCCCTCAGgctgtcccactctgctcctcTTAGGGACTGTGCTCACGAGCTGTTTGCAGAGCAGCGCCCGGGGCCGCTCTGAGCACGCTGGCAAGGGCCAAGAACTGAATCTGCAAGTCCACCTGCACAGGGCTGTGTGCCTGCTTTGCCACTGGTGGGACGGGCTGGGGGACCCTCTGCACACGTGGGGCTGGAATGTGGGTCTTGgggccctgctgcagctccagatcAGCGGCTGGAGCACCCTGGAGCTGTGCCATGGTGTGCTTAATACAATCCCCCTCTCCCGTTCCCCTCCGCAGGTCCTCTGAGCACCCCCGTCCCCTTCCTGCAGAGTATCCCCATGTACCCCTGCACCGTCAGCAACTCCGGCGCGGAGAAGCGCAAGCACTCCACCGCCTTTCCCGAGGGCAGCTTCCTCGAGCCATCGTCCGGGACTGTGGCGAGCCAGTACATGAGCCAGGGCGCTTCGGCTGGCGAGGGGCAGTCCGCACAAGCCATGGTGCCTTGTAGCTCCACGCAGCACATAGTTGGACTTCCTAGCGGCCCGCAGCCAGTGCACTCGGGCTCCGTCTTCAACCCATCTCACTACCCCAACACCACGTCATCTCAGCAGTCCGTGCTCTCCCAGTACGGCGGGCGCAAAATCCTCGTCTGCTCCGTGGATAACTGTTACTGTTCCTCGGTGTCCAACCACAGCGGGCACCAGCCCTACCCGCGGTCGGGGCACTTCCCCTGGACAGTCTCGTCGCAGGAGTACTCCCACCCGctgccgcccgcccccgccgtCCCCCAGTCGCTCCCGGGACTTGCCGTGAGGGAATGGATTGACGCATCCCAGCAGCACGGGCGGCAGGATTTCTATAGGGTCTACGGCCAGCCATCGGCCAAACACTACGTCACCAGTTAACCGGAGAGTCCCACTCGATGACGTGTTCAGAGAGAAAagtctggtttggtttggcttttcttttttttttcctccccccccccctttaaaTCAAACCcgattttttccctgcctcaCGCCCCtccaggattttggggagggttgTTCTAtaatatctctttttttttttttttttttaatctttaaaaatgaaataataatttttttcattttaatgcctttttttaatttaattttggaaGTCCTTCCTGCCCCTCGCTGGGTAAACACGAGGGAGAAACTACCGAGAAGAATTTGATGGGGATTTCAGTCGGACACCTGGGTCTGTGCGTTGTGCTCTTCCTCGCTTCTCTCTGCCTTTggaaaacttcagaagggaCAATGGCACCTTCTCTCTTTCTATTTCTCCAGGttcattttttctggtttggttccatctttcccctttccccacccctttctttccctttttaaaaagaaaaaaaaagaaaaaatctatcACTGATTCAGTATGAAATGATACTTGTAGATTTTGGGtttgttaccttttttttttttaaggctgatttttttttgtgttacaAGGCCACTTCTCATGCATattggcatttttttccttctttcagagATTTGTAAATACACAATGGCAGGAAATTtaatgcacaaaaaaaaaaaaagggaaaagaaactttaaaaaaaaacacgaataaataaattaaaaaaaaaatctgttctagTTTTCAGGAGGGGAAGCGTGGCCGAAACGCACTCCCCTCCTGCATATCGCTGATGCAACTTCCTGTAACAAGCACTTTGTATAAAAAAAAGTGGACTTCCTGCTATAAGGCACAGGTATTTATTCTGTAACCGATtttagacacacacacacacacacacacacacacacacgcaaaATATTCAAATAAATGTGATCACTTAGTGCAAACGccttgctctgctgcagctcttcccCCGGGAACGCCAGCTCCGGCGGGAGGCTCCAACCTGCTTTCGGAAGGAAACGCTCGCCAGGCCCGCGGGGACCCGGACCATGACGGGGGTTTTCCGGAGGGCTGTTTGGGAGGGAGCAGCTCGGCACTGGGGCGGCGGTGGGTCCCACATGCGGAGGGGGTTCCCAGCAGCGCCCATTCCGTGTCCCAGCTCCGTGGGAAGGTGTTGTGGAGATGTGGCTCTCCACCAGCTCCCTCGCAGGCGGCGAGGATGTGAGTCAGGCACGGAGCCGGCCGGGCCGCATCCTGCCCACAGGCTCCAGAACAATCTCCATTGTGGGATGGGGACTGGGTCAGGGACAGCAGCTTTCCTGACTCTGCCAGCATCCACCATTCCGGCCATGCTGCTGCCCTTGGCACCCAGCCCTTGAGCCTTCATCCCCACCTAAACCCCCACTGCCCCCTGGGGCTTTGTGGGTGCTGGCAGCATCCTGGGCTGGTTCAGGGACCCTCTGTGCTCAGCCCAGACTGGGAAGGGTGAGGAGGAACCCTTTGTCCAGGACGTGCAGTGGGGCCATGGGCTGGCCTGGCTGGGGGTGTGCAGCAGTGATCTTCCTCTGGGGAAAATGAGGCTGACTTCATAAAGCAGAGCAGTGTCCCAGAAGCAGGAGGGGTTTTCCATTGCCCTCTTGGGGTTcggatttctttattttttcttggttGCAAAACACCCCTGGTTTAGTTCCGGTTTGGATTCCCCCTGTGCTGCTTTAGTGGGAactgggaaggagagaaagTCTCAGTGAGCTGAAACGGGAACAGTGGGTTCAAGGGAGGGGGACCCTCTCACTAACTCCCCCCATTCCATTCCAACAGAGGTGGCAGCACAACCCTGGACAACTTCCCAGGCAGTGTTGGGCTGGGGAGCTGACACCTCCTGCCCCTGTGTGTTCCTGTGCACACAGGTTGCAGAGCctggcagctcagccctgctgtcCTGCTGGGTTCTTCCCAACCCTGTCGTGCTCGGACTCTTCAGGAAACTCCCAATCCATTGGGATATTTGGGGGTTTGCTTCTCAGTCAAAAGCAAAgcactgcagggcagcaggagggagcaggatgCTCCCAAATTCCACAGGTATCCCATGATGTCTCCCCTCCGTGTTCACAGGGCGGCTGCTGGGGGTAAGGAAGAGCCCCAGG
This window contains:
- the TRIM8 gene encoding E3 ubiquitin-protein ligase TRIM8, which codes for MAENWKNCFEEELICPICLHVFVEPVQLPCKHNFCRGCIGEAWAKESGLVRCPECNQAYNQKPNLEKNLKLTNIVEKFNSLNLEKPSSVLHCVFCRRGPPLPAQKICLRCEAPCCQSHVQTHLQQPSTARGHLLVEAEDVRAWSCPQHNAYRLYHCEAEQVAVCQFCCYYSGAHQGHSVCDVEIRRNEIRKMLMKQQDRLEEREQDIEEQLYKLESDKRLVEEKVSQLKDEVRLQYEKMHQILDEDLRKTMEILDKAQAKFCNENAAQVLHLNERMQEAKKLLSSVQVMFDKTEDINFMKNTKSVKILMDRTQNCTGGSLPPPKIGHLNSKLFLNEIAKKEKQLRKLLEGPLSTPVPFLQSIPMYPCTVSNSGAEKRKHSTAFPEGSFLEPSSGTVASQYMSQGASAGEGQSAQAMVPCSSTQHIVGLPSGPQPVHSGSVFNPSHYPNTTSSQQSVLSQYGGRKILVCSVDNCYCSSVSNHSGHQPYPRSGHFPWTVSSQEYSHPLPPAPAVPQSLPGLAVREWIDASQQHGRQDFYRVYGQPSAKHYVTS